The uncultured Methanobrevibacter sp. genome contains the following window.
ATCCGTTACCAGACTAGGAATTTTAGAGGAGAAAATCCCACACAACAGGGATTAAAATCTCGCAATCGAGACTTTACTGACATTAAAAGGGTTAGGAGACCCTATCTTGTCGCACCCGAACATAAGGCTCGAGCAGAACTTTATCCGAATGTTCAATAATGATATTTCATCGATTCATGAAATAATCCTCTTTACTTTTATCATATGGTGAATAATTGTGTGTTATCATTTTATGTCGCTTAATCTTAGTCCAGCTCATTTTAATTAAATGATTCTCTTCTTTAGGGCCAGTTAATATCCATTTTCCACGATGATATCCGTCGTCGTATTCTGGGAAATATTTTCTTTTAATCCATTTCCAGCCTTTATTTTGGTGCAAACGGCGCAAAAACTTATATATTTTGTTCCATATATAGTAATCCATATCAGAAAATGTCTTTTTAGCAACAGTAGGTTTCCAATAATTGGCAGCGCCAATTATTAGGGGATTTAAAGAGTCTATCAGACTGTCAACG
Protein-coding sequences here:
- a CDS encoding group II intron maturase-specific domain-containing protein, which produces TQIRNGETKEFYETKGKYRVTRYADDFVIFARNREDIEKVPKILENYLFERGLVLAEDKTKITHISQGFDFLGFNFRQYKTNKGLKCLIKPSKDSIKNFKAKVSERVRWHHGNNVDSLIDSLNPLIIGAANYWKPTVAKKTFSDMDYYIWNKIYKFLRRLHQNKGWKWIKRKYFPEYDDGYHRGKWILTGPKEENHLIKMSWTKIKRHKMITHNYSPYDKSKEDYFMNR